Proteins from a genomic interval of Brassica napus cultivar Da-Ae unplaced genomic scaffold, Da-Ae ScsIHWf_752;HRSCAF=1088, whole genome shotgun sequence:
- the LOC125605489 gene encoding uncharacterized protein LOC125605489 — translation MSQIDLPFEVGDTIEARSFELGFRGAWFRCKITKIFNKGRALFYDLEYLDFTEEGIHTTKVYQKRQGESENILMVRPIRPRQSHENEEGCGGEEEEEEEEEEVVVVRGLWKVGDLVDWWKDDCYWSGTVLEVNEEDETAKIELVPEPYGEGKSYDAMFKDLVPSLEWSLEDGWIVPFSKDGEKRQCAKLMKLPNEGAEETREEEKQRPTKKLAVEEEEKLRPTKKLVGDQDLALNIMESESIEAAVMDLEEQIVRIEWIKGMLLLNSDNSTWIYEDYPPPSS, via the exons ATGTCTCAAATCGATCTACCGTTTGAAGTCGGTGACACCATCGAAGCAAGATCTTTCGAATTGGGGTTTCGTGGAGCATGGTTCCGATGCAAG ATTACAAAGATATTCAACAAAGGGAGAGCATTATTCTACGATTTGGAGTATCTTGATTTCACAGAAGAAG GAATACACACAACAAAAGTATATCAAAAACGCCAAGGCGAGAGCGAGAATATCCTAATGGTTCGACCCATACGCCCCCGTCAGTCTCATGAAAATGAGGAAGGTTgtggtggagaagaagaagaagaagaagaagaagaagaagttgttgtTGTTCGTGGTCTTTGGAAGGTGGGTGACTTGGTGGACTGGTGGAAAGACGATTGCTATTGGTCTGGAACGGTTCTAGAAgtgaatgaagaagatgaaacggCTAAG ATTGAATTGGTGCCTGAACCGTATGGCGAAGGAAAAAGCTACGATGCTATGTTTAAGGATTTGGTTCCTTCATTGGAATGGTCACTTGAAGATGGATGGATTGTGCCTTTCTCTAAG GATGGTGAAAAGAGGCAGTGTGCTAAGCTAATGAAACTTCCTAATGAAG GAGCTGAAGAAactagagaagaagaaaagcagAGACCCACAAAGAAGTTAgcagttgaagaagaagaaaagctgAGACCCACAAAGAAGTTAGTAGGAGACCAAGATCTTGCGTTGAATATCATGGAATCAGAGTCTATAGAAGCTGCTGTGATGGACTTGGAGGAGCAAATTGTTCGAATAGAATGGATAAAAGGAATGTTATTGCTAAATTCAGATAATTCAACCTGGATATATGAGGATTATCCTCCTCCATCTTCCTAA